A part of Cryptococcus neoformans var. grubii H99 chromosome 6, complete sequence genomic DNA contains:
- a CDS encoding tRNA-dihydrouridine synthase 2, which produces MSKLFRSIRLFFRPYLQPSGSVFPVSSTKMTSGTIRGASPATEIEHQSKRPRLEAEDTQISNPSGIDVQDSSSIVTDCSHSIISENDLIEEQMRLPIEYVRSYDNEINYKNKLVLAPMVRTGSLPMRLLSLYYGAGLVWSPEVVDKAIIGAERSVDPVTGVITYHKGQGPIFSTHPAEKPFLIFQIGSSNPELAVKAAQTVQQDVAGIDLNCGCPKPFSTHAGMGAALLSTPEILLDILRALLDSIPLPISCKIRLLPTQPSTLYLASRILRTGVRNLTVHCRTRQMRPGERALWERLGSIVDLGKRRGISVICNGDGEGWSNWERIKNETGADSLMLARSAERNPSVFLPSGPLNTVTDIVPKLLALSDYLKNPWGNTKFLLMQFKPSPPPLSNMSKAERKRIADILSQSKSTQDAAVGLGISLVSGDRLFREIQSKIDVETNRNIWQARREVKPNNAGDVEGKEAIEEEAIVDGFEVGVGPAQEQKMTACCS; this is translated from the exons ATGAGCAAATTATTCAGATCAATCCGCCTATTTTTTAGACCATACTTGCAGCCTTCCGGTTCTGTTTTTCCCGTATCTTCAACAAAAATGACATCTGGAACAATCCGTGGAGCCTCGCCAGCCACAGAAATTGAACATCAGAGCAAACGTCCCAGATTGGAAGCGGAGGACACACAAATATCGAATCCCTCGGGCATTGACGTTCAAGACTCGTCCAGCATCGTAACCGACTGTAGCCATTCTATCATATCAGAAAATGATTTGATTGAAGAGCAAATGCGCCTTCCTATAGAATACGTCAGGTCATATGACAATGAAATCAATTACAAGAACAAACTTGTTTTGGCTCCTATGGTCAGAACTGGAAGCT TGCCCATG CGCCTTCTATCGTTGTATTACGGAGCTGGTTTGGTATGGTCACCAGAAGTAGTGGATAAAGCCATCATTGGGGCCGAACGAAGTGTGGACC CTGTAACTGGTGTTATCACTTACCATAAAGGTCAAGGCCCAATTTTCTCCACCCATCCAGCAGAAAAGCCTTTCC TCATCTTTCAAATTGGCTCTTCGAATCCTGAGCTTGCAGTAAAGGCCGCCCAGACTGTGCAGCAGGATGTCGCTGGAAT CGACTTGAACTGTGGGTGCCCCAAACCTTTTTC AACGCATGCGGGAATGGGAGCGGCTCTTTTGTCTACGCCAGAGATTCTTCTCGATATACTGCGCGCCCTTCTCGACAGcatccctcttccaatTTCATGTAAAATTCGGCTTCTTCCTACTCAGCCCTCGACTCTTTACCTTGCATCTCGCATCCTTCGTACAGGAGTTCGTAATTTAACTGTCCATTGTCGAACCCGTCAAATGCGACCTGGGGAGCGCGCTCTTTGGGAACGACTAGGCAGCATCGTCGACCtaggaaaaagaagaggaatatCTGTGATTTGTAATGGCGATGGGGAAGGTTGGTCTAATTGGGAGAGAATCAAAAATGAAACTG GTGCCGACTCGTTGATGCTCGCGAGGTCCGCTGAACGAAACCCTTCTGTATTTCTTCCCTCAGGTCCCTTGAACACGGTTACCGACATTGTTCCGAAACTGCTTGCTCTTAGTGATTACCTTAAAAACCCATGGGGAAACACCAAATTTCTCCTCATGCAATTCAAGCCATCACCGCCTCCTTTATCCAATATGTCAAAGGCTGAGAGGAAGCGAATTGCAGATATCCTTTCCCAGAGTAAGAGCACCCAAGATGCCGCCGTCGGACTAGGTATATCTTTAGTCAGTGGAGACCGATTGTTCAGAGAGATACAAAGCAAGATCGATGTGGAGACCAATCGTAACATTTGGCAGGCGAGACGTGAAGTGAAGCCAAATAATGCAGGCGATGtagaaggaaaggaggcgatagaggaggaggcaatAGTAGATGGTTTTGAAGTCGGCGTTGGTCCTGCGCAAGAACAGAAGATGACAGCATGCTGTAGTTAA